The window GTCAAAAGTTAACTCAGTATACGGAGGAATGTCGCGGCGCGCAAAGAAGGCAAGGTCAtagaggtggtggttgtcTCCCTGGACGGTGGAGACGGGGATCATCTTGCAATTAGGGTTGCAAGAATGATTCATGAAACGCGTCGCCGAGCCGAACTTCTGACCGTCCACCACGTATCGGCATTCGCCGTACCAATCAAGATCAAATAAGTAGGACTGGTCCTTCAGGGAAATCACCTCGCGAACCcgcgccttctccttggtaATGACTTCGCCTAGATACCGAGCGATGAACTGTCCAGCGCGAAGAGGATCAGGCGAACGAAGACCTGAAAGTGTCAGTATGCGAGTAGTGGGGACTCAGACTAGAGGACTTACCAAAACCATGGTTGCCAGTATGAAAGATCTCCAGGCGATTGGTCCGGCCCTTCTGAACGATATGGTTCCAGCACTTGCTCTTCGAAGAACTACAATCACACTTGGGATTGCATTCGTAGATCATAGCATCCCGGTTGAGAAGTTCGGCAGTCAGTAGGCCATATATAATACTGTAGGGGACAATGGGCTCCTCGGTTTCCTCAGTCCTATCTAAACAGGTGCACTTGAGAAAACAAGCCGGGCTGCAGCCACATCCACCCACAAACTCAGATGGAATGGTCTTGACATCTTTTTGGAGTTTGTAATCGTTAATGAAGTCGAAGTTTGTTGCTAGATAGGGGAGGTTTTTCACGTCTTCCATATCATATGAGATCTGCGGTCCATCGATAACAGACAGTTTGAACTTCAGTGTGCGACGTATGGATTCTGTGGCATCGACTAGCCCAATCTGAGCTAGCGGCCAGGGTCCAGGGCTCATTTCAAGAGGAATCTTGGAAGCAGGGTCTCTGGGCTTAGCTTGAGGGTAGGTGCGTTGAGCTGCCATCTGTTCGAAGTGATCCGTGGGGAAGAAGTTATTCGAAACCCCAATGTATGAAGAGCTGTCTTTCTCAGTCTCTTCAATCCTCCTCTGGAGCTCAGGAGATGGCCGTGGAATCACTACGCGAACAGGCTTCTTGATTTGTGTCGTCGTCGTAGGGCTAGAGGAGCCAAGTCTGTCGGCAGCGCTCATCTTACCGCTACCCACGCTGCGAGCCCGAGATGAAGAACGGGTGCGTGTAGTACGCGTAGCTTTGGGACTCTCTCTGGCGTTGCGTTTCTGCGGGATTATGGAAGAAATGAAGGGATGAGTAACGATGTTTGCCAATGGCTCATCACCAAGCTTGTGTGGAATCTGGGGTAGTTGGTCAGCTGTGACGAACAAGGACGCAGGCGATGGGAGATTATTTAAAGATGTCAAATGCAGATACTAAAGTTGGAAAAAGACAACCTTGACAGGCCTCCGGTGTAGAGGAGTCGACCACTGGCAGACATCTGCGCGAGTCTGTCTACAGGAGGAGGCCCCAGAATGTAGAAACCAATAATTCTGTTGGGGTATACTTACTATATGGTTCTCCTGGGTGTCGTCCATCGTCAGGTCAATGATAGTTTCGGAAGAATGGCTAGGTCGCTGACCCCTGCCTAGTGTCGTCATACTGGTGATTGTCCTGGTCGCAGCGCTACTAAGGCTTGCTGCCAGAGCCCGTGAGATAGGACAAAAATAATAGACGAAAGTAGAGGAATAGGCTGCCTAATGGCCTAGGCTCGAAGAAAACAAGGAGGGAAAATAGGAGGAGAGGTTGTAGGTAGTTGGGAACAGCTAGCCTCTCTTCATTTTGATCAGGAGACAAAACAGGCGAGCATCTAGGGCGGTGTACTGAAGAGGCGTAAAGAGTGAGGAGAAACGTTTAGACTTCTCAGACAGTTAGAGGATAGGAAAAGGAAGGCCAAAAGATAAATCTGCCGTTTTATTTAGCTTAGTCATCCATGATGTTTTGGATCATGGACAGGTAATTCTGTCGACCAATATTTGGGCAAATAtaccgctagaccaaaaagtGTCAAAGGCAAAATTTCAGCTCTAAACGGTAATTTCCACAGTTGACAAAATTCTATGCTGACGCGTCTCTTCCTTGGCCAGACGAGGATGCTGGCAGCAGTGACATGGATGGGCAAGGGCGCGGAGGGTTTGACTTCTTGACTATGTCCAGGTGTGGGCCGGTACGCACTTTAACAGTACGTGTTTACTTTGTGCTGTAAGTCACTAGGAAAACAATCGATCGTGATTTCATGCAATACGTTTATAAAAAGGAGAACAAATTCTCGATCTGACGGGCACGACTTGCCACTTCTTAGAACCTAACTATTGCAGCCGGGCTGGCGCCCAGTGCCCACGTGACGATATAGGCCTTACAGGCGAGGCATCAGTATGATCGGGGGAGAATTCCTGTAGTCTAGATTTTCTACCACGTACAACACACTCATTATTCGATTACAATCAGGAGTTCGATTGCTTCATTATTCTATTCGGTCGCGGTATTCGATTCAGTGGAGAGCCGAATCCCCTAGgtctcccgtcggtctgccAGCTTCGACCTGGCGCGCCCCTGTGCAACGCTTCCCGCTCCAATAGTTATAGCACTCATGGCTATGTATTTTTCGGTAATGCAACAAAATAACTAGTCACCTACCTTAACGTTAATATATGATATCTTTTATAGTAAGAAACAATAGCATACCAATAAATGGGCAAAAATAAGTCACAGTGGTTGATCTAGtatatcgcatttactatgtattttggggtgatcgggtcgcttgggtgagcgggtcgcttgggaattacgttacAGCGGTTTGATGGTCTCATGCAGCCGCACATATTTGCATATACGGAGATGTTACCTGATCCATGATTAAGTGATTGGTCTTCCTCATTTCTCTGAATGACGAGATCGTCCCTGGAGAAAATGAGCACGAAAGTTGTCCTAGGATCGTCACAACTGTTCATTGAGCTGTTTTAGGGCTGACTCAGGATTGGCGGGGGTGCCGCCAAATCTGCGACTTTTAGAGCAGGACAAGATAACTTGAGTTCAGATCCGATTTTCATATTTTCTATAAAACGCAGATTTCTCCTGTGGTCTGATCTCTCTAACCCTAAGGATATCAAAGCCTCAGATCTATCTTTCAATTTTGAACACACAACAACTAGTCATAGTCAAAAATAGCTTCCAACAACATGAACTCTAGTGATCTGGTCAACAACTGCTTTTACAAGACAGTTGGTGGGAAAAGATTCAAGGAATGGGACTGCGGATCAAAAGACTGCGAGCAATCGATCTATTATGAGCCGTCTAAATGAGCGGAGTTAATTTTGAAGCAGCTCAAACCAGAAGTATGTATTCTTACAACAGGTTTACAGGATGTGGAAAGTTAGCCTTACATTGTTACACAGATCCTCAAATGATCAAGTTGTCTGGAATTTCGTTACAGAAGtttctctttgcttttgTGACAGATCTGAGCTATGTCATGTCTCAGAACATATGACGATATATAGGATCAGATCAAAAATTCATTCGTTTACCTAACCAGAACAATAATATGTACATCATTTTCTTCCTGAAGTGAGCTACTCGCTTGGAAGGACATGAGGGGTTCTCTTTGTACGTAGCAGTCCATCTTTCAAGTCAGCTAGTTTCTACTTTCGGGAGACTTTAAGCATCAAATTTAAATCTATCAACGTCGCCGGAGAGCCACAGTCGTATTTCCTCCAAAGCATCCAAGTCATTGAGTGGTCGCGCAGTTGTGACTTTCTCATCATGCCACTGGTATGTACTCTTAACCAAACCAACATCAGTCTCATAGAAACGACAGgaatcaaaatcaatgaTCACTGCTTTGTCTCCCTCAACCATGATATTTGTGGGGTTGATATCATTATGAGCAATTCCTAGAGAATGGAGGTGCCGAAGAGCTCGCTCCACCTGGTCCAGCCAGAGCTGCTCATGGATTGATAGACCGCCCGTTTTCCTATCTAGCGCGAAAAGCAGTTTGCTAAGTTTTTTGGGATTGACTCTTTCCATCAGGGTCAGGCTATACTTCGTAAAATAAATGCCTGT of the Penicillium psychrofluorescens genome assembly, chromosome: 1 genome contains:
- a CDS encoding uncharacterized protein (ID:PFLUO_000025-T1.cds;~source:funannotate); translation: MKVIQCLEDFGGPNDPVAFQCTHIFYENEGQFYRGLSKERHISKDDFVLSDFYQTDSIPTNNFYPEYHQKFTRAYGNCNGNWYLKRPQLSKYDPNYPDEIKDQVLHEVQICEFLTKHPHPNIAQYHGCDVHNGFITGIYFTKYSLTLMERVNPKKLSKLLFALDRKTGGLSIHEQLWLDQVERALRHLHSLGIAHNDINPTNIMVEGDKAVIIDFDSCRFYETDVGLVKSTYQWHDEKVTTARPLNDLDALEEIRLWLSGDVDRFKFDA
- a CDS encoding uncharacterized protein (ID:PFLUO_000024-T1.cds;~source:funannotate) is translated as MTTLGRGQRPSHSSETIIDLTMDDTQENHIIPHKLGDEPLANIVTHPFISSIIPQKRNARESPKATRTTRTRSSSRARSVGSGKMSAADRLGSSSPTTTTQIKKPVRVVIPRPSPELQRRIEETEKDSSSYIGVSNNFFPTDHFEQMAAQRTYPQAKPRDPASKIPLEMSPGPWPLAQIGLVDATESIRRTLKFKLSVIDGPQISYDMEDVKNLPYLATNFDFINDYKLQKDVKTIPSEFVGGCGCSPACFLKCTCLDRTEETEEPIVPYSIIYGLLTAELLNRDAMIYECNPKCDCSSSKSKCWNHIVQKGRTNRLEIFHTGNHGFGLRSPDPLRAGQFIARYLGEVITKEKARVREVISLKDQSYLFDLDWYGECRYVVDGQKFGSATRFMNHSCNPNCKMIPVSTVQGDNHHLYDLAFFARRDIPPYTELTFDYNPGATRSEKIDANTVPCLCGESNCRKQLWANRRKGTM